The following nucleotide sequence is from Streptomyces sp. NBC_00239.
GCCCAGCCCGTGTACAGCAGGGGAAAGAGGCCGAAGGCTCCGAAGAAGAGGAAGAAGGGCGCCACGAAGGCGTACGGGCTCCAGCGCAGGTCCCATCGGTAGCGCCGGGAGCGCCACGCCTGGGACCTGCTCCCCGCCCGCACCGGGCGGGCGGGGAGGACGGCCGCGGCGGCGGCCTCATCGCTCAGAGAGGTGTCCGACACGGCCGCTCACTGGTCCAGCGCGTTGTCGATCGCCTTCACCGCGGCCTGCCAGCCCTGCTCCGCCGTCCGGCCCTTCTGGTCCACCTGGAGCATGCCGATGTCCGCGAGGTTCTGCGCGATCACCAGGTCCTTGGGGCCGACGGTCTGCACCGGCACCCCCTGCGCGGCCTTCGCGAAGATCTCGCCGATCGGCGCGCCCCCGAAGTACGCGTGCTTGGCCCCGGACACCGCCGGCAGCCCGTAGGCCGCCTGCGCGCTCGGGAAGCTGCCGCGCTTCTCGAAGAGCTTCGCCTGCTGCGCGGGCGCGGTCAGCCAGGCCGCCAGCTTCGCCGCCTCCTGCGGGTGCTTGCCGGCCTTCGGCACCACGAGGAAGGAGCCGCCCCAGTTGCTGGGGCGGGGCGCCTGCGCCACGTCCCACTTGCCCCGCCCCGCCGGACCCGCCTTGTCCTGGATGTAGCCGAGCATCCAGGCCGGGCAGGAGACCGTCGCGAAGCCGCCGTTGGCGAACCCCTGGTCCCATGCGGGGGTGAACTGCTGGAGCTTCGCGCTCAGGCCCCCGGTGGCGAACGAGGCGGCCAGGTCGAAGGCCTGGCGCACGGCCGGGTTGGTCTTGTAGGCGACCTTGCCGTTCTCGTCGTAGAAGCGCTCGGCACTGCTGCCCGTGACGGCTGCCATGACCCCGGAGGCCGAGTCGACGAAGGGCTTCCCCTTGCCGGCCTTCGCCTGGTAGCGCCGTCCCGTCTCCAGATAGCGGTTCCAGTCGCCCGCCCACAGGGCGCCCACCGCCGCCCGGTCGGTGGGCAGTCCGGCCGCCGCGAACAGGTCCTTGCGGTAGCAGATGCCCTGCGGCCCGATGTCGGTGCCGAGGCCGACCGCGCGGCCGTCCTTGGCCGCGCCCTGCGCCCACTTCCAGGGCAGGAAGGCCGACCGGTCCACCCCGGCCGTGGTGCCCAGGTCCACCAGCTTGTCGGCCTGGGTCGCGGTGATCTCCGCGATGTTGTTGACCTCGACGGCCTGGATGTCGGCGAGGCCGCTGCCCGCCCCGAGGTGGGTGAGCAGCTGCGGGTAGTAGTTCTCGTTCCGCTCGATCGAGGTCTGCTTGATCACCACATCGGGGTTCAGAGCCGTGTACTCGTCGTAGAGACCGGCCTCCTTGAGGCCGAAGGCCCCGAACACGCCGACGGTCAGGGTGGTCTTCCCCTTCGCGCCGGAGGTGCCCCGGTCCGGGGACTCCGCCGGATCGGAGGCGCACCCCGCGAGCAACAGGGCGGAGCCGAAGGTGGCGACGGCGGCGCGGAGGGCTGTTCTGGGACCTGTTCTGGCGCGCATGGGCATCTCCCTGAAGGGCTGACGTGCCGAGTGTCGTGTGCCACAGTGTGGGAGCGCTCCCACGCCCGTCAAGAGGTAGATTCCAAGTGGGAGGAAGCCATGAATGGTCGTGGGCGCAGTGGGGGACGGCCGACCCTCGAAGAAGTGGCGGCGCGGGCGGGGGTGGGGCGCGGCACCGCGTCCCGGGTGATCAACGGCTCGTCGAAGGTCAGCGAGCACACCAGGGCCCTCGTCGAGGCGGCCGTCGCCGAGCTCGGCTACGTACCCAACCGCGCGGCGCGGGCGCTCGCCGCCAACCGCACCGACGCCATCGCCCTCGTCGTGCCGGAACCCGAGTCCCGGTTCTTCGCCGAGCCGTACTTCTCGGACGTGCTGCGCGGGGTCGGCGCCGCGCTCGCCGAGACGGACATGCAGCTGCTCCTCACGCTGGCGGGCAGCGACCGCGAGCGCCGCAGGCTGGCGCAGTACCTCGCCGCGCACCGGGTCGACGGGGTGCTGCTGGTCTCGGTGCACGCCGACGATCCGCTGCCCGAGCTCCTGGAGGAACTCGGCATCCCCGCTGTGATCACGGGACGCCGGTCCGCCGCGGAGCCGCTCGCCTGCGTCGACTCCGACAACCTGGAGGGTGCCCGGCTGGCGGTCCGGCACCTGCTGGCCCGGGGGCGGCAGGCGATAGCGACCATCACCGGACCGCTGGACGTGTACGGCGCCCAGTGCCGCCTCGACGGCTACCGGCAGGCGCTCGCCGCGGCCGGGACGGAGGTCGACGAGGGGCTCACCGCGGTCGGGGACTTCACCGAGGAGGGCGGCCGCCGCGCCATGGCGGAACTGCTGGCCCGGCGGCCCGGGCTGGACGCGGTGTTCGCGGCCTCCGACGTCATGGCGGCCGGCGCCCGCCAGGTGCTGCGCACGGCCGGGCGCCGGATACCGCAGGACGTGGCGCTGGTCGGCTTCGACGACTCGACGGTGGCCCGGCACATGGATCCGGCGTTGACGAGTGTGCGGCAGCCGATCGAGGAGATGGGGCGGATGATGGCGCGGGTGCTGCTGGAGCAGATAGCGGCTGGCCCCGCGGCCTCGGGG
It contains:
- a CDS encoding ABC transporter substrate-binding protein — encoded protein: MRARTGPRTALRAAVATFGSALLLAGCASDPAESPDRGTSGAKGKTTLTVGVFGAFGLKEAGLYDEYTALNPDVVIKQTSIERNENYYPQLLTHLGAGSGLADIQAVEVNNIAEITATQADKLVDLGTTAGVDRSAFLPWKWAQGAAKDGRAVGLGTDIGPQGICYRKDLFAAAGLPTDRAAVGALWAGDWNRYLETGRRYQAKAGKGKPFVDSASGVMAAVTGSSAERFYDENGKVAYKTNPAVRQAFDLAASFATGGLSAKLQQFTPAWDQGFANGGFATVSCPAWMLGYIQDKAGPAGRGKWDVAQAPRPSNWGGSFLVVPKAGKHPQEAAKLAAWLTAPAQQAKLFEKRGSFPSAQAAYGLPAVSGAKHAYFGGAPIGEIFAKAAQGVPVQTVGPKDLVIAQNLADIGMLQVDQKGRTAEQGWQAAVKAIDNALDQ
- a CDS encoding LacI family DNA-binding transcriptional regulator; amino-acid sequence: MNGRGRSGGRPTLEEVAARAGVGRGTASRVINGSSKVSEHTRALVEAAVAELGYVPNRAARALAANRTDAIALVVPEPESRFFAEPYFSDVLRGVGAALAETDMQLLLTLAGSDRERRRLAQYLAAHRVDGVLLVSVHADDPLPELLEELGIPAVITGRRSAAEPLACVDSDNLEGARLAVRHLLARGRQAIATITGPLDVYGAQCRLDGYRQALAAAGTEVDEGLTAVGDFTEEGGRRAMAELLARRPGLDAVFAASDVMAAGARQVLRTAGRRIPQDVALVGFDDSTVARHMDPALTSVRQPIEEMGRMMARVLLEQIAAGPAASGERPRIILPTQLIVRDST